Sequence from the Egibacter rhizosphaerae genome:
GACGTGCGAACCCAGACCGAAGCCGAGCGCGAAGAGGCCCGCTTAGCCGAGTGCAGCACGATCGACCGCGGTCAGGTCGAGCGCAATCCGGAGGAGTATGAAGGCGAATGCCTACACATGTTCGCTCGCATCGTGCAGTTCGACTCGGCCACCGGGCCGTGCGCCTTCCACGCGCGTGTGTCGGCTGAACACAGCAGCGGAATCGGAGACTACGACGTGCGCAGCGCCTTTGGATACGAGGACTCGCCTATGCTGTCGGCCCTTACCGAGGACTGCCCCGACCTCGACGGGATCACCAATAACGACATCGTGGAGGTATGGGCAACCGGGCGTGGTTCCTACAGCTACGACACCACCATCGGCGGGGGCACCACTGTCCCAGCGTTCAAGATCGACACCATCGAGCTGATCGAAGCTCGCGACTAGGGCCAAGGACTGCCGGGCGCGCTTGGCCCCGACCCCGCCCTCCTGCACACGTCCGCACCAGCAGACCGGTCCTCGGCCCCCGAGAAGCTCACGCCACGCGACGATGACCGGCCCGCGGGTGCCCGCCGCTGGCGCGCCTGGCCGCGGCGGGCGTGATCGTGGTTGTGCGCGTTAGGGCCGCACGGTGCTGCGAGTTCCGGGGCCGCAGATCGGGGGAAGCTGCTCAACAGGAACTCGCGGACCTAGAGGAGCGGACCCAAGAAGAGTTCGAGGAACTCGAAGAGCATGCCAGCGAGCTAACCCAGGAACTCGAAGCCGCCGAGGCCGAACTCGAAGCCGCCGAGGCCGAACTCGCCGGCATCGAAGATCGCCCAGAGCGCCGAGATCGAAGCTCGAGGCGACGTTCGGCTGGTCATCGTCGACCCGTCGGCGGTTGGCTCGCGCCCAGCGTCGATGAGTACCGCGGCAATGAGGTCCCCAGTTCTCATGGCTGCACCAACGCCCAGACCTCGACGGCGAACGCTCGCTGGGCGCACCCCCGACGAAGACCACGGCGCACGCGACGAAGCCGAGGCTTCCTCACCGACACACTCAAGCCCGGGCCACGCCCAGCCCGCGAGATCATCGCCGAGGCCAGCACCGCCGGGATCGCCGAACGCACCCTCAAACGCGCGAAAAAGCGGCTCGACGTCCGTTCGAACAAGCACGGCCCCGACGGCACCTGGTCGTGGTCGCTTCCCCACCAGCAACCCTGACCAAGCAAGGACGCCAAGGCTGCCACAACCAACCCGCGGCGCCCTTGGCACCCTTCCGACCCCCACTCGGACCGGCAGCCCCAGGTATCCGGCCGACCACCCCGCGGCTCCGGCGTCGAGGTCACATTCGTCGGCCTTGTAGGTCTTCGTGCTCGGACCGCAGGTGCGATCCTCTGGGCCACGTGGCGATGTGGATCGGAGGCAGGCGTGAGCGTCGAGGTCGATGCCGCGGCAGCGCGTCAGCGGGTGTCGAGCCGCCTGGATGCCTTCGCGCTGCGCGACGAGGTCGTCAGGGAGTACCGCTCCTATGTGGAGGGGTTCATCAACATCGCCGACGAGCGGGTCCGCGACGTCGTCGAGGAGGCCCTCTCGTCGGAGCGGCTGTGGCCCGACCCGTGGGTGCAGATCAACCCGAAGTTCTCCCCTGGCGCGTCGGTGGCCGACCTCGTCGCCGACGGGACGCTCGACGAGGCTTGCGAGCAGCTGTTCGCCCGCGAGACCTCGAATGGGGGCCGCGAGCCGTTTCAGCTGTACCGACACCAGGTGGAGGGCATTCGCGCGGCTGCCGCGGGCGACCACTTCGTGATGACGACGGGGACGGGGTCGGGCAAGTCGCTGACCTACATGGTCCCCGCCGTCGACCGCGTGCTGCGCGAGGGCTCGGGTCGGGGCATCCGCGCGATCGTCGTGTATCCGATGAATGCGTTGGCCAACAGTCAGCTTCAGGAGCTGGAGAAGTTCCTGCCGTACGGCAACCTCGCCGGCCGTCTGGACGAGCAGGGGCGGCTGGACACCTCGGCGCCCGCGAGCCCGGTGACGTTCGCGCGCTACACGGGGCAGGAGCCGCGCAACGTCAAGAACGCCATCATCGAGCATCCGCCGGACATCCTGCTTACCAACTACGTGATGCTGGAGTTGATCCTCTCGCGGGTATGGGACCGCCGGCTCGTCGGCCACGCCAGCGACCTCGCGTTCCTCGTCCTCGACGAGCTGCACACCTACCGGGGCCGCCAGGGCGCTGACGTGGCGCTGCTGCTGCGCCGCCTCGCGGAGGCGACCGGGGCCGAGGGCGTCCAGTACGTGGGAACGTCGGCGACGATGGCCTCCGGCGGGTCGCCGGCGGATCAGCGGGCCGCGGTGGCTGATGTCGCCTCAACGCTGTTCGGCGGGACCGTCGGTGCCGAGCGAGTGATCGGCGAGACGCTGGAGCGCACCACCAACGAGCACGCTGCCGACCCGACCGCCGCCGACGTCGACGGATTCCGCCCACCCGCCACCTTCGACGAGCTGGCTGGCCACCCGCTGTCGGCGTGGGTCGAGTCGCAGGTCGGGGTGGCGCGCAGCAGCGAGGGCCCGCTGGTTCGCGCGCAACCGCACCAGCTGCCCGGGCTGGCCGCTCGGCTGGCGCAGGAGACCGGCGCGGAGGCTGGCGCGTGCGCGGAGGCGTTGCGCGAGCTGATCCTGGCCGGCGACCGGCTGATGGATCCGAGCACGGACCGACCGGCGTTCGCGTTCCGATTGCACCAGTTCGTCTCGCGCGGCTCGTCGGTGCTGGCGACGCTGCAGGGCGAGGCGGCGCGCCGCCTGACGATGGAGGCGCAGCAGTACGACCCCGAGTCGGACCGCACCCGTCGGTTCTTCCCGCTGGCGTTCTGCCGCGAGTGCGGGCAGGACTACTACCCGGTAGAGCGCGTCGAGGTCGACGGGCAGGTGCGCTACCACCCCCGCGACGTCGGCGACGGCCAGGGCGAGCACGGCGGCACGCTCGGGTTTCTGCACGTGTCGACGCGGGATCCGTGGCCGTCGCATTCCGAGGCCGAGGTCGTCGAGCGGGTACCCGACGACTGGGTCGAGGAGGGCCCCGACGGCGGCCGGCGGGTGGAGCGCCGCCGCGCCGCCTTCCTGCCGCAGCCGGTACGCGTCGACGGGCTCGGCTGGGAACGCAACGTCGAGGGCGAGGCGGCGCACTTCGTGCCGCGACCGTTCCGGTTCTGCCTGGCGTGCGGGATCAGCTACGGGCCGCACACGATGCAATCGGATCTCGCCAAGCTCGGGTCGCTGGGCATCGAGGGCCGGTCGACGGCGACGACGATGCTGACGCTGGCGAGTCTGCGGCATCTGCGCAGCCTCGGCGAGGTCGAGGTGCCCGCGAAGCTGCTGAACTTCACCGACAACCGCCAGGACGCGTCGCTGCAGTCGGGCCATTTCAACGACTTCGTCCAGGTGGGGCTGCTGCGCTCGGCGATCTACCAAACCGTGCGCGAGGCCGGCGCGCGGGGGGTCGGCTCGCAGGACATCGAGCAGCGCGTCCACGACCAACTCGGTCTCGACTTCGCCGACTACGCCCAGACCCCCGACGCCTCGTACGGGCGGCGCCGCGCCATCGAGGAAGCGTTCCGCGCGGTGCTGCGCTACCGGATCTTCCACGACCTGCGTGGTGGCTGGCGGATCACCGCCCCGAATCTCGAGAACGTCGGGCTGCTACGCGTCGACTACGTCGATCTGCCCGAGCTCGCCGCCGACGACGAGCTGTGGGCCCGCCCGGACCTGTCGGCGGATGGCACGGCGACGGTGCTGACCAGCGCGACCGCGTCCCAGCGCGAAGAGGTCGGCCGGGTGCTGCTGGACTGGCTGCGGCGCGACCTGGCGATCCACGCTGACGCGCTCGACCCGCGGCAGCAGGAGACACTGGCCAGCAGAACGTTCGACACGCTGCTGGACCCGTGGCGCGTCGACGACCGCGAGAAGCTGGCGAGCTGGACCGCGGTCGTCGCCCGTCCACGCATCAAGCGTGCCAAGGGCGTGAAGGATCCCGACCCCGCCGAGTGGAAGCACGCCACCCCGGCCTCGGCGTTCGGCCGCTGGCTGGGTCGCCACCCGTTCGATGGACGGCTCTCCCAGGACGAGGTCGGCGCGGCGATCGAGCACCTGCTCGGGGTGCTGGAGCACGCCGGCCTGCTCGTCGCCGCCGGCCAGGCCGCCGACGGCGCGACGCTGTACCGCGTCGCCGCGTCGCAGATGCGCTGGACCCCCGGCGACGGCGCTCCGCAGCGCGACCGCCTGCGGGTGCCTCGGGCGCCGGAGGCGAGCAAGTCCGCCAACGAGTTCTTCCAGCGCTTCTACGCCGCGACCGCCGACGCGCTCGCGGGGATCCGCGCCGCCGAGCACACCGCCCAGGTGCCCGCGGCCGAGCGTGAGGAACGCGAGCAGCAGTTCCGCGACGACCCGCCGCGCCTGGATGCCCTGTTCTGCTCCCCGACGATGGAGCTGGGCATCGACATCGCGAACCTCAACGTCGTCGGCCTGCGCAACGTGCCACCGACGCCCGCGAACTACGCGCAGCGGTCGGGGCGCGCGGGCCGTTCCGGGCAGGCGGCGTTCGTGTTCACCTACTGCTCCACGGGGTCGGCGCACGACCAGTTCTACTTCCAGAAGCCCTGGCAGATGGTCGCCGGCCACGTCGCCCCGCCGCGCATCGACCTCGCCAACGAGGACCTGGTCCAGTCGCACGTCCAGGCGATCCTGCTGGGCGCCAGCGACGCCAACCTCGACCGCTCGATGGGCGAGGTGCTCGACATCGACGACGAGCCCACCCCACCCGCCGTTGGGGTCGACGCCGAAATCGACGCGAAGCTGCGCAGCCCCACCGCCCGCGGGCAGGCCAAGCAGACCGCCGCGCGCGTCCTCGCCCGCGTCGACGACCTCGACCAGGCCACCTGGTGGGACGACGCCTGGGTCGACCGGGTCGTTGACGGGGCCGCGGATGCGTTCGCCGCCGCCACGCAGCGGTGGGCGAACCTGTACCAAGCCGCGATGGCCCAGATCCGTCAACAGCACCGGATCGCCAACGACCGCGGCCGCACGAAGCACGAGCGGGACCAGGCGTTGCGGGCCTACCGCACCGCGCGGCAGCAGGTCGACCTGTTGCTGGCCGAGGAGCACGGCAGCTCGTATACCTCCGACTTCTACTCCTACC
This genomic interval carries:
- a CDS encoding DEAD/DEAH box helicase, with amino-acid sequence MSVEVDAAAARQRVSSRLDAFALRDEVVREYRSYVEGFINIADERVRDVVEEALSSERLWPDPWVQINPKFSPGASVADLVADGTLDEACEQLFARETSNGGREPFQLYRHQVEGIRAAAAGDHFVMTTGTGSGKSLTYMVPAVDRVLREGSGRGIRAIVVYPMNALANSQLQELEKFLPYGNLAGRLDEQGRLDTSAPASPVTFARYTGQEPRNVKNAIIEHPPDILLTNYVMLELILSRVWDRRLVGHASDLAFLVLDELHTYRGRQGADVALLLRRLAEATGAEGVQYVGTSATMASGGSPADQRAAVADVASTLFGGTVGAERVIGETLERTTNEHAADPTAADVDGFRPPATFDELAGHPLSAWVESQVGVARSSEGPLVRAQPHQLPGLAARLAQETGAEAGACAEALRELILAGDRLMDPSTDRPAFAFRLHQFVSRGSSVLATLQGEAARRLTMEAQQYDPESDRTRRFFPLAFCRECGQDYYPVERVEVDGQVRYHPRDVGDGQGEHGGTLGFLHVSTRDPWPSHSEAEVVERVPDDWVEEGPDGGRRVERRRAAFLPQPVRVDGLGWERNVEGEAAHFVPRPFRFCLACGISYGPHTMQSDLAKLGSLGIEGRSTATTMLTLASLRHLRSLGEVEVPAKLLNFTDNRQDASLQSGHFNDFVQVGLLRSAIYQTVREAGARGVGSQDIEQRVHDQLGLDFADYAQTPDASYGRRRAIEEAFRAVLRYRIFHDLRGGWRITAPNLENVGLLRVDYVDLPELAADDELWARPDLSADGTATVLTSATASQREEVGRVLLDWLRRDLAIHADALDPRQQETLASRTFDTLLDPWRVDDREKLASWTAVVARPRIKRAKGVKDPDPAEWKHATPASAFGRWLGRHPFDGRLSQDEVGAAIEHLLGVLEHAGLLVAAGQAADGATLYRVAASQMRWTPGDGAPQRDRLRVPRAPEASKSANEFFQRFYAATADALAGIRAAEHTAQVPAAEREEREQQFRDDPPRLDALFCSPTMELGIDIANLNVVGLRNVPPTPANYAQRSGRAGRSGQAAFVFTYCSTGSAHDQFYFQKPWQMVAGHVAPPRIDLANEDLVQSHVQAILLGASDANLDRSMGEVLDIDDEPTPPAVGVDAEIDAKLRSPTARGQAKQTAARVLARVDDLDQATWWDDAWVDRVVDGAADAFAAATQRWANLYQAAMAQIRQQHRIANDRGRTKHERDQALRAYRTARQQVDLLLAEEHGSSYTSDFYSYRYFAAEGFLPGYSFPRLPLSAYLPGRGRSSEDAEMLQRPRFVAVSEFGPQTTIYHDGSIYRVVRAMLPVDADTIRDDGEAQLLADGAMCRTCGHLHRPEREDALLPDLCVNCGTRLAEGFHWHNLFRMTSVATRRVERINSNEEERNRQGYELRTGFSFARRGDRLDRTAARAEAADGQPLLELVYGHTATLTRLNLGWRRRKAEEGHGFWLNVEDGRWASKPEPDATVDNDGDGAARADDDPTGQPITKVVPFVEDRRNTLVVRPDPALLATAADEDEYTEPEQRGRASLVATLQAALGTASQELYQLEDAELAGEPLPSEDPRERDAFLLYEAAEGGAGVLRLLVDPERPDALAELARTALERMHYQPDPDASDGWRDVRRAPHRHSDCDAACYDCLLSYTNQRDHELLDRSDAHGAKSALIALANARVVVTDTGAAPPSGSDGADIELAAEDPASYDWQPLYNGTSSQLERDWLDLLRERGHRPPTMGQRLVEAAECMPDFIYEPDAGKPTAVFIDGPHHDGADQQARDRRDTENLEDVGYRVVRFPAHPGEAWETTRQRWTDTLDVHEHVFGRPHA